From Pseudarthrobacter equi, a single genomic window includes:
- a CDS encoding FKBP-type peptidyl-prolyl cis-trans isomerase: MSFGQREFDRTKPEIDFPQGDVPTELVITDLIEGDGREAKAGDTVSTHYVGVAWSTGEEFDASWGRGAPLDFRVGVGQVIQGWDQGLLGMKVGGRRRLEIPSELAYGSRGAGGAIAPNEALIFVVDLVGVR, from the coding sequence ATGTCATTTGGACAGCGGGAGTTCGACCGCACTAAGCCTGAAATCGACTTCCCCCAGGGCGATGTCCCCACCGAACTCGTGATCACCGACCTCATCGAGGGCGACGGCCGCGAAGCCAAGGCCGGCGACACCGTCTCCACCCACTACGTGGGCGTTGCCTGGTCCACCGGCGAAGAGTTTGACGCCTCCTGGGGCCGCGGCGCCCCGCTGGACTTCCGGGTCGGCGTCGGCCAGGTCATCCAGGGATGGGACCAGGGCCTGCTCGGCATGAAGGTGGGCGGCCGCCGCCGCCTCGAAATCCCCTCGGAACTGGCCTACGGTTCCCGTGGCGCCGGTGGGGCGATTGCCCCCAACGAGGCCCTGATCTTCGTTGTGGACCTGGTGGGAGTCCGCTAG